The Gordonia sp. KTR9 genome contains a region encoding:
- a CDS encoding nitroreductase family deazaflavin-dependent oxidoreductase, whose translation MTATSHYRAPSGFDAAFNRVVRWLADRGVNLAGAQTLTVVGRRTGTPQRVPVNVLRLDGAEYLVAVRGETQWVRNARAAGTVELRRGRRRTVVTLTELDPGRRPPVIRDYLRRWGWEVARFLPAGLEVTSSDEELAAHAALIPVFTVTPAH comes from the coding sequence GTGACCGCGACTTCCCACTACAGGGCCCCGAGCGGATTCGATGCCGCGTTCAACCGCGTGGTCCGCTGGCTCGCCGACCGTGGGGTCAATCTGGCCGGGGCGCAGACGCTCACCGTCGTCGGTCGGCGGACCGGCACGCCACAGCGGGTGCCCGTCAACGTGCTGCGACTCGACGGGGCGGAGTATCTCGTCGCCGTCCGCGGCGAGACGCAGTGGGTGCGGAACGCGCGCGCGGCCGGGACCGTCGAACTGCGCCGTGGGCGTCGCCGCACCGTGGTCACGCTCACCGAACTCGACCCCGGGCGTCGCCCGCCGGTCATCCGGGACTACCTGCGACGCTGGGGTTGGGAGGTCGCCCGATTCCTGCCCGCGGGTCTCGAGGTCACCTCGTCGGACGAGGAACTCGCCGCGCACGCCGCCCTGATCCCCGTCTTCACCGTCACCCCAGCTCACTAG
- a CDS encoding YggT family protein: MAAILLSVLYYILLIFWLLLLGRLVVELVRTFAREWRPTGAAVVVIEMVFTVTDPPIKALRRVLPPIPLGPIRLDLSLMIVMLVVIIGMNIVNGLRADALADSLAIAAHLIRS; this comes from the coding sequence GTGGCTGCGATTCTGTTGAGCGTCTTGTACTACATCCTGCTGATCTTCTGGTTGCTCCTCCTCGGCCGGCTGGTCGTCGAACTGGTCCGCACCTTCGCTCGCGAATGGCGTCCGACCGGCGCGGCGGTCGTCGTCATCGAGATGGTCTTCACCGTGACCGATCCCCCGATCAAGGCCCTGCGTCGCGTCCTCCCGCCGATTCCACTCGGTCCCATCCGGCTGGACCTGTCGTTGATGATCGTGATGCTCGTCGTGATCATCGGCATGAACATCGTGAACGGTCTGCGCGCCGACGCACTGGCCGATTCGCTGGCGATCGCCGCACATCTCATCCGATCCTGA
- a CDS encoding DNA polymerase IV, producing MHLDMDAFFASVEQLTRPTLRGRPVLVGGSGGRGVVAGASYEARVFGAGSAMPMHQARRLIGPTGVVIPPRGSVYSVVSKRVFAIVRDEVPIIETLSFDEAFGEPAELAGATVDEARDFAERLRSRIRREVGLAASVGLGSGKQLAKIASGMAKPDGVMVIPPSGQLDFLHSLPVRKLWGIGPVSGDRLARLGIATIGDLAAMSPVEVASVLGGTVGPALHRLAHGIDDRPVAERASAKQISAESTFAEDIVELDALRPAIRKAATDAHRRLRADGRGARTVVLKLKRSDMSILTRSATTAAATTDFDDLERTAQRLALDPRSIGAIRLVGVSFSGLTAVQQYALFDDVGGEDVSDVQTTHHDTADGVTDTGDGVAVPVQVDAADAAPTEPRADGAVVPPADQTTDASSALPRFAPGGSSMPAGRFGPGADVTHPDHGHGWVQGSGHGVVTVRFETRTSGPGRTRTFAVDDPDLRPADPLDSLEWDLPDRD from the coding sequence ATGCACCTCGACATGGACGCGTTCTTCGCCTCCGTCGAGCAGCTCACCCGGCCGACGCTGCGCGGCCGTCCCGTCCTCGTCGGCGGGTCCGGCGGACGCGGGGTGGTCGCCGGGGCCAGCTACGAGGCCCGCGTGTTCGGAGCCGGCTCGGCGATGCCGATGCACCAGGCGCGCCGGCTCATCGGACCCACCGGTGTGGTGATCCCGCCGCGCGGATCGGTGTACAGCGTGGTCAGCAAACGTGTCTTCGCCATTGTGCGCGACGAGGTTCCGATCATCGAGACGCTGTCGTTCGACGAGGCGTTCGGCGAACCGGCGGAGCTCGCGGGCGCGACCGTCGACGAGGCCCGCGATTTCGCCGAGAGGCTCCGCTCCCGAATACGCAGGGAGGTCGGACTCGCCGCGTCTGTCGGACTCGGCAGTGGCAAGCAACTGGCGAAGATCGCCTCGGGGATGGCCAAACCCGATGGGGTGATGGTGATCCCGCCGTCCGGTCAGCTGGACTTCCTGCATTCGCTCCCGGTTCGCAAGTTGTGGGGCATCGGACCGGTGTCGGGCGATCGGCTGGCGCGCCTGGGAATCGCGACCATCGGTGACCTCGCGGCGATGTCGCCGGTCGAGGTGGCCTCCGTGCTCGGCGGCACCGTCGGACCCGCCCTGCATCGTCTCGCCCACGGCATCGACGACCGTCCCGTCGCCGAACGCGCCTCCGCGAAGCAGATCAGCGCCGAGTCGACCTTCGCCGAGGACATCGTCGAACTCGACGCGCTCCGTCCCGCCATCCGCAAAGCCGCGACCGACGCTCACCGCCGGCTGCGGGCAGACGGTCGGGGTGCGCGCACCGTCGTGCTGAAACTGAAGAGATCCGACATGTCGATCCTGACGCGCTCGGCGACGACCGCCGCGGCCACCACCGACTTCGACGACCTCGAGCGGACGGCGCAGCGACTCGCGCTCGATCCGCGGTCGATCGGGGCCATTCGCCTTGTCGGCGTGAGCTTCTCGGGACTGACCGCGGTACAGCAGTATGCCCTGTTCGACGACGTCGGTGGGGAGGATGTGAGCGATGTCCAGACCACCCACCACGACACCGCCGACGGTGTGACGGACACCGGTGACGGGGTCGCGGTGCCGGTGCAGGTGGACGCGGCCGACGCGGCGCCGACCGAGCCGCGAGCCGACGGTGCCGTCGTGCCGCCCGCCGACCAGACGACGGATGCGTCCTCCGCACTCCCGCGGTTCGCGCCGGGTGGCAGTTCGATGCCCGCCGGACGCTTCGGGCCCGGGGCCGATGTGACCCATCCCGACCACGGGCACGGCTGGGTCCAGGGCAGCGGGCACGGCGTCGTCACCGTCCGGTTCGAGACACGGACGAGCGGGCCCGGACGCACGCGTACCTTCGCGGTCGACGACCCCGACCTCCGTCCGGCGGATCCGCTCGACAGCCTCGAATGGGATCTTCCCGACCGCGACTGA
- a CDS encoding RNA polymerase sigma24 factor yields MSGTDAERRVARPDPLRPLLFTVAYEILGSATTADAIVDRDLRCEPAVSTPRDDRRSRIGAVARQSLDALQSRQSAEGQYVGPWLPEPIRLDGDDLTGDPILAESIATATLVLLESLAPVDRTVHVLGDVFGVGAAEIGTILSRPAGEIQQAALRARSHVEAHRPAFEPVDSARTVEFVDEFLAIAESGDLGTLMTVLAPEVVFTADSDGKVVAVRQPVHGARDVARAMSGFARIGGVFEDYRAEASVFNSQPGIAVYYDGRLQTVLTLRLAGGLVDHVYVMRNPDKLVGVERLRSVAR; encoded by the coding sequence ATGAGCGGCACCGACGCGGAGCGGCGGGTCGCTCGTCCCGACCCGCTGCGGCCACTGCTGTTCACCGTGGCCTACGAGATCCTGGGTTCGGCCACCACGGCCGATGCCATCGTCGACCGGGATCTCCGGTGCGAGCCGGCGGTGTCCACGCCTCGCGATGACCGGCGCTCCCGGATCGGAGCAGTGGCCCGGCAGTCGCTCGACGCCCTGCAGTCGCGCCAGAGTGCGGAGGGGCAGTACGTGGGACCGTGGCTGCCCGAACCGATCCGGCTGGACGGCGACGACCTGACGGGCGACCCGATTCTCGCCGAGTCGATCGCCACGGCCACCCTGGTCCTCCTCGAATCCCTTGCGCCCGTCGACCGTACGGTGCACGTGTTGGGTGATGTGTTCGGCGTCGGCGCTGCGGAGATCGGGACGATCCTGTCGCGGCCCGCGGGTGAGATACAGCAGGCCGCGCTTCGCGCCCGATCCCACGTCGAGGCGCACCGTCCCGCGTTCGAGCCGGTGGACAGCGCTCGCACCGTGGAGTTCGTCGACGAGTTCCTGGCCATCGCCGAATCGGGTGACCTCGGCACCCTGATGACTGTGCTCGCGCCGGAGGTGGTGTTCACCGCTGACAGCGACGGCAAGGTGGTCGCGGTCCGCCAACCGGTCCACGGCGCTCGCGATGTGGCACGCGCGATGTCGGGGTTCGCGCGGATCGGTGGGGTCTTCGAGGACTATCGCGCTGAGGCGTCGGTGTTCAACAGTCAGCCGGGGATCGCGGTCTACTACGACGGTCGGTTGCAGACCGTGTTGACGCTGCGCCTGGCCGGGGGTCTCGTCGACCACGTCTACGTGATGCGCAACCCCGACAAGCTCGTCGGGGTGGAGCGTCTCCGGTCCGTGGCCCGGTGA
- a CDS encoding cell division protein SepF, which yields MTTMQKFKAYFGMVPPSEYEDDYLEESAPPLRERSRERAYRDDYYGDSSYDPGYEPSFRDAGYREEMAYRDELADRHYDAGFDLAAEYAYAAPRAAGDGPMRAPARLEPLQRSSSASLRAATAPRSMGADPRVELERVFADSPLQKITTLRPSDYGEARTIGERFRDGNPVIMDLVDMSNDDAKRLVDFAAGLAFALRGSFDKVATKVFLLSPADVDVSPEDRRKIAETGFYNHA from the coding sequence ATGACCACGATGCAGAAGTTCAAGGCTTACTTCGGCATGGTGCCGCCCAGCGAATACGAGGACGACTACCTCGAGGAGTCGGCCCCGCCGCTGCGTGAGCGGTCTCGTGAGCGTGCCTACCGCGACGACTACTACGGGGACTCGTCCTACGATCCCGGCTACGAGCCGTCGTTCCGTGATGCCGGCTACCGCGAGGAAATGGCATACCGCGACGAGCTGGCCGACCGCCACTACGACGCCGGCTTCGACCTCGCCGCGGAGTACGCCTACGCCGCCCCGCGCGCGGCCGGCGACGGCCCGATGCGGGCGCCCGCTCGTCTCGAACCCCTGCAGCGCTCGTCGAGCGCGTCCCTGCGCGCCGCCACCGCACCGCGTTCGATGGGTGCCGACCCACGCGTCGAGCTCGAGCGCGTCTTCGCCGACAGCCCCCTGCAGAAGATCACGACCCTCCGACCGTCGGACTACGGCGAGGCGCGGACCATCGGCGAGCGGTTCCGCGACGGCAACCCGGTCATCATGGATCTCGTCGACATGAGCAACGACGACGCCAAGCGCCTCGTCGACTTCGCCGCCGGCCTCGCGTTCGCCCTGCGCGGGTCGTTCGACAAGGTCGCCACGAAGGTCTTCCTGCTGTCGCCCGCCGACGTCGACGTGTCGCCGGAAGACCGCCGCAAGATCGCCGAGACGGGCTTCTACAACCACGCCTGA
- the wag31 gene encoding DivIVA-like cell division protein Wag31, which translates to MRLTPADVHNVAFSKPPIGKRGYNEDEVDQFLDFVEAELARLIEENTDLKQRVEELEGELADARSGAGSSADDRTQMFAKPAAAPEPPAPAPTPAPTPAPQPTNDDANVRAARVLALAQDTADRLTGSARADADAMLSDAQTRADTLVSEAQTKSDAMLADARQRSEAILADAQTRSEAQLRQAQERADALQSDAERKHSEIMGTINQQRGVLEGRIEQLKTFEREYRTRLKTYLESQLEELQQRGSAAPVEGGRPDQSFSNDPGNGGFSSYSPS; encoded by the coding sequence ATGCGGCTGACTCCAGCTGATGTGCACAACGTCGCGTTCAGCAAACCGCCCATCGGTAAGCGCGGTTACAACGAGGATGAGGTCGATCAGTTCCTCGACTTCGTCGAAGCCGAGCTCGCCCGGCTGATCGAGGAGAACACCGACCTCAAGCAGCGCGTCGAGGAGCTCGAGGGTGAGCTCGCCGACGCCCGCTCCGGTGCCGGCTCGTCGGCGGACGACCGAACGCAGATGTTCGCCAAGCCCGCGGCGGCACCCGAGCCTCCCGCCCCGGCCCCGACGCCGGCCCCGACGCCGGCCCCGCAGCCGACCAACGACGATGCGAACGTGCGCGCGGCGCGCGTGCTGGCCCTGGCCCAGGACACCGCGGACCGTCTGACCGGGAGCGCCCGCGCGGACGCCGACGCGATGCTGTCCGATGCTCAGACCCGCGCCGACACGCTGGTCTCCGAGGCGCAGACCAAGTCCGACGCCATGCTCGCCGATGCCCGCCAGCGGTCGGAGGCCATCCTCGCCGACGCGCAGACGCGGTCGGAGGCGCAGCTGCGCCAGGCGCAGGAACGTGCGGACGCGCTGCAGAGCGACGCCGAGCGCAAGCACAGCGAGATCATGGGCACCATCAACCAGCAGCGGGGCGTTCTCGAGGGCCGGATCGAACAGCTCAAGACCTTCGAGCGCGAGTACCGCACGCGTCTGAAGACCTACCTCGAATCGCAGCTCGAAGAACTCCAGCAGCGCGGCAGTGCGGCTCCCGTCGAGGGTGGCCGGCCCGATCAATCGTTCTCCAACGATCCGGGTAATGGTGGATTCAGCAGCTACTCACCCAGCTGA
- a CDS encoding YggS family pyridoxal phosphate-dependent enzyme, translated as MTGSSDTRTVELGDRLAAVRRRLEAAVEAAQRPAGSCELLVVTKFFPADDVRRLLQLGERAFGESREPEAGRKVADVLGDWESPDPGDVPVFDMIGSVQSKKARSVARWARTVHSVDRPKVVEALDRAAAAALDDGDRADPLGILLQVSLDGDPHRGGVVEDDLTRLAEQVVDAEPLRLRGLMVIAPLHGEPEHWMAETARIHAAFRGRFDDAAELSAGMSGDMEAAIAAGSTCVRVGTAIMGERPLVSQ; from the coding sequence ATGACCGGGTCATCTGATACGCGCACCGTCGAACTGGGGGACCGGCTGGCGGCCGTACGCCGCCGCCTCGAGGCCGCGGTCGAGGCCGCCCAGCGTCCGGCCGGATCGTGCGAACTCCTCGTGGTGACGAAGTTCTTTCCCGCGGACGACGTCCGCAGGCTGCTCCAGCTCGGGGAACGTGCCTTCGGGGAGTCGCGCGAGCCCGAAGCGGGACGGAAGGTGGCCGACGTGCTCGGCGACTGGGAGTCGCCGGACCCCGGCGACGTCCCCGTCTTCGACATGATCGGCTCGGTGCAGTCCAAGAAGGCACGGTCGGTTGCGCGGTGGGCGCGCACGGTGCACTCGGTCGACCGTCCGAAGGTCGTCGAGGCCCTCGACCGCGCCGCCGCCGCCGCGCTGGACGACGGCGACCGGGCCGACCCGCTGGGCATTTTGCTCCAGGTCAGCCTCGACGGCGATCCGCACCGCGGCGGCGTCGTCGAGGACGACCTGACACGTCTGGCCGAGCAGGTCGTCGACGCGGAGCCGCTCCGGCTGCGCGGGCTCATGGTCATCGCGCCGCTACACGGCGAGCCCGAGCACTGGATGGCCGAGACGGCGCGGATCCACGCCGCGTTCCGGGGTCGGTTCGACGACGCCGCGGAACTGTCCGCGGGCATGTCCGGTGACATGGAAGCGGCGATTGCCGCGGGCTCGACATGCGTGCGTGTCGGAACCGCGATCATGGGCGAGCGGCCGCTAGTCTCTCAGTAA
- a CDS encoding TetR/AcrR family transcriptional regulator: MATGRNRAENRAMMTDEIRRLGREHLTTYGAAGLSLRAIARDLGIVSSAVYRYVPSRDELLTMLLVEAYTDVADAVDAAADAVDASHRRDRLAAAAAAARNWALADPARWALIYGSPVPGYSAPGERTIGPGTRVPVRLLRECAAAHHEGLLRPDLPAPTAEVSADMAAIRDEFDLDTPAAVLAAATTLWAVLVGAISLETFGQYGTDTFAHPEALFRSQIDLTLSTLFA, from the coding sequence ATGGCCACCGGACGGAACCGCGCGGAGAACCGCGCGATGATGACCGACGAGATCCGTCGGCTGGGACGAGAACACCTGACCACCTACGGGGCGGCCGGGCTCTCACTGCGCGCGATCGCGCGCGACCTCGGGATCGTCTCCTCGGCGGTGTACCGCTACGTCCCGAGCCGCGACGAATTGCTGACCATGCTCCTCGTCGAGGCCTACACCGACGTCGCGGATGCGGTCGATGCGGCGGCCGACGCCGTCGATGCCTCCCACCGGCGCGACCGGCTGGCCGCCGCGGCCGCCGCGGCGAGGAACTGGGCGCTGGCCGACCCCGCCCGATGGGCCCTGATCTACGGAAGTCCGGTGCCCGGCTACTCCGCCCCCGGCGAGCGGACCATCGGCCCCGGCACACGTGTCCCCGTCCGGCTCCTCCGCGAGTGCGCCGCCGCCCATCACGAAGGACTGTTGCGTCCCGATCTGCCCGCCCCGACAGCGGAGGTCTCCGCGGACATGGCGGCCATCCGGGACGAGTTCGACCTCGACACGCCGGCCGCGGTCCTCGCCGCGGCCACCACGCTGTGGGCGGTGCTCGTCGGCGCGATCAGCCTGGAGACCTTCGGCCAGTACGGGACCGACACCTTCGCACACCCCGAAGCGCTCTTCCGCTCCCAGATCGACCTGACGTTGTCGACGCTCTTCGCCTGA
- the ileS gene encoding isoleucine--tRNA ligase, with translation MTGGTGRSAPDFPSVEQRVLQYWDSDSTFAASIENRADAEEFVFYDGPPFANGLPHYGHLLTGYVKDLVPRYQTMRGKKVDRRFGWDTHGLPAELEAERQLGITDKSEIEKMGMAKFNEYCRDSVLRYTGEWRDYVTRQARWVDFDNDYKTLDLDFMESVMWAFKALYDKGLIYQGYRVLPYSWYEQTPLSNQESKLDDAYRMRQDPAVTVTMPLSVPDGPLSTLDGVNALIWTTTPWTLPSNLAIAVNPDVTYVHVRAGDGQEYLLAEALLGAYAKEIVDPEVLGTHRGVELKDLSYTPPFDFFAGHPNSHRVLLGDYVTTDSGTGIVHLAPAFGEEDMDLATANGIEVVQPLDPGGRFTAQVQPYEGLMVFDANPVIIKDLKETGRILRHETIEHSYPHSWRSGQPLIYMAVPSWFVAVTQFRDRMVELNKQIVWVPEHIRDGQFGKWLEGARDWNISRNRYWGAPLPVWVSDDPEFPRIDVYGSLDDLERDFGVRPDNLHRPFIDELTRPNPDDPSGKSTMRRVPEVLDCWFESGSMPFAQVHYPFENRDWFDGGDSAHAPAHNPGDFIVEYNGQTRGWFYTLHVLATALFDRPAFKTVAAHGIVLGDDGQKMSKSKRNYPDVNEVFDRDGSDAMRWFLMASPILRGGNLVVTERGIREGVRQALLPLWNAYSFLQLYAERPATWRTNSEHVLDRYILAKLATTRDSMTEALDIYDIAGACDAFREFVESLTNWYVRRSRARFWAGQDEDTDAFDTLYTVLEVACRLASPLLPLATEAIWRGLTGERSVHLTDWPTSDELPADADLVTAMDQVQAVCSTASSVRKANRLRVRLPLPGLTVASPTAGSLEPFVDLIKDEMNVKTVTLAADASEYGRYEIAVNARAAGPRLGKDVQRAIKAVKSGNWTVGDGADGSEVVVADGVELREGEFTRRLVAVEPDSTAELPGGNGLVVLDTTVTPELEAEGWAKDRVRELQDARRTLGLDVSDRIAVRFVVPAERLEWARTHADLIAGEVLAVRFDVTGDGDAGSIELGDGVTADVTKAG, from the coding sequence ATGACCGGGGGCACCGGGCGCAGCGCCCCCGACTTCCCGTCCGTGGAACAGCGGGTGCTGCAGTACTGGGACTCTGATTCGACCTTCGCCGCGTCGATCGAGAATCGAGCCGACGCCGAGGAATTCGTCTTCTACGACGGCCCGCCGTTCGCGAACGGACTGCCGCACTACGGTCATCTGCTGACCGGGTACGTCAAGGATCTGGTGCCGCGGTACCAGACCATGCGCGGCAAGAAGGTGGACCGTCGATTCGGCTGGGACACACACGGTCTGCCCGCCGAACTGGAGGCCGAACGCCAGCTCGGGATCACCGACAAGTCGGAGATCGAGAAGATGGGCATGGCCAAGTTCAACGAGTACTGCCGTGACTCGGTGCTGCGGTACACCGGGGAGTGGCGTGACTACGTGACCCGGCAGGCCCGCTGGGTCGACTTCGACAACGACTACAAGACCCTCGATCTCGACTTCATGGAGTCGGTGATGTGGGCGTTCAAGGCGCTCTACGACAAGGGGCTCATCTACCAGGGTTATCGGGTGCTGCCGTACAGCTGGTACGAGCAGACGCCGCTGTCGAACCAGGAGTCCAAGCTCGATGACGCCTACCGGATGCGGCAGGACCCGGCGGTCACCGTCACGATGCCGCTCTCGGTGCCCGACGGTCCGCTCTCGACGCTGGACGGTGTCAACGCGCTCATCTGGACGACGACGCCGTGGACCCTGCCGTCCAACCTCGCCATCGCCGTCAACCCCGACGTCACGTACGTGCACGTCAGGGCCGGTGACGGTCAGGAGTATCTTCTCGCTGAGGCGCTGCTCGGGGCGTACGCGAAGGAGATCGTCGACCCGGAGGTGCTCGGCACCCACCGCGGCGTGGAACTGAAGGACCTGTCCTACACACCGCCCTTCGATTTCTTTGCCGGACACCCGAACTCGCACCGGGTGCTGCTGGGCGACTACGTGACCACCGACAGCGGCACTGGAATCGTCCATCTCGCACCGGCTTTCGGTGAGGAGGACATGGACCTCGCGACCGCCAACGGCATCGAGGTGGTGCAGCCGCTCGATCCGGGCGGACGTTTCACCGCGCAGGTCCAGCCCTACGAGGGGTTGATGGTCTTCGACGCCAACCCGGTGATCATCAAGGATCTCAAAGAAACCGGGCGCATCCTCCGCCACGAGACCATCGAGCACTCCTACCCGCACTCGTGGCGGTCGGGCCAGCCGCTCATCTACATGGCGGTGCCGTCCTGGTTCGTCGCGGTGACGCAGTTCCGCGACCGCATGGTCGAGCTGAACAAGCAGATCGTCTGGGTGCCCGAACACATCCGGGACGGACAGTTCGGCAAGTGGCTCGAGGGCGCGCGGGACTGGAACATCAGCCGCAACCGTTACTGGGGTGCGCCCCTTCCGGTGTGGGTCTCGGACGACCCCGAGTTCCCGCGTATCGACGTCTACGGTTCGCTCGACGACCTCGAACGCGACTTCGGGGTACGGCCGGACAATCTGCACCGCCCGTTCATCGACGAGCTCACCCGCCCGAATCCCGATGACCCGAGCGGGAAGTCGACGATGCGGCGCGTGCCCGAGGTCCTCGACTGCTGGTTCGAATCGGGCTCGATGCCCTTTGCGCAGGTGCACTATCCCTTCGAGAACCGCGACTGGTTCGACGGGGGAGACTCCGCCCATGCCCCGGCACACAATCCGGGCGACTTCATCGTCGAGTACAACGGCCAGACCCGCGGCTGGTTCTACACGCTCCACGTCCTGGCCACCGCCCTGTTCGACCGCCCGGCGTTCAAGACGGTCGCCGCGCACGGGATCGTGCTCGGTGACGACGGCCAGAAGATGTCCAAGTCGAAGCGCAATTACCCCGACGTGAACGAGGTCTTCGACCGCGACGGTTCGGATGCGATGAGGTGGTTCCTCATGGCCTCGCCGATCCTGCGCGGAGGCAACCTCGTCGTGACGGAGCGAGGCATCCGCGAGGGGGTCCGTCAGGCGCTCCTGCCACTGTGGAACGCCTACAGCTTCCTGCAGCTGTATGCCGAGCGGCCGGCGACCTGGCGGACGAACTCGGAGCATGTGCTGGATCGCTACATCCTGGCGAAGCTGGCGACGACCCGTGACTCGATGACCGAGGCCCTCGACATCTACGACATCGCGGGGGCGTGCGACGCCTTCCGCGAGTTCGTCGAGTCGCTCACCAACTGGTACGTGCGACGTTCGCGGGCGCGCTTCTGGGCCGGTCAGGACGAGGACACCGACGCGTTCGACACCCTGTACACCGTGCTCGAGGTGGCCTGCCGGCTCGCCTCGCCGTTGCTCCCGCTGGCGACCGAGGCCATCTGGCGCGGTCTCACCGGCGAGCGCTCGGTGCACCTGACGGACTGGCCGACGAGCGACGAGCTCCCGGCCGATGCCGACCTGGTCACCGCGATGGACCAGGTCCAGGCGGTGTGCTCGACGGCGTCGAGTGTCCGCAAGGCCAACAGGCTGCGGGTGCGACTGCCGCTGCCGGGCCTGACGGTCGCCTCGCCCACAGCGGGGTCGCTGGAGCCGTTCGTCGACCTGATCAAGGACGAGATGAACGTCAAGACCGTGACTCTCGCCGCCGACGCCAGTGAGTACGGACGCTACGAGATCGCGGTCAACGCCCGCGCCGCCGGACCGCGCCTCGGCAAGGACGTGCAGCGCGCGATCAAGGCGGTGAAGTCGGGGAACTGGACGGTGGGCGACGGTGCCGACGGGTCCGAGGTGGTGGTCGCCGACGGCGTCGAGCTACGCGAGGGCGAGTTCACCCGCCGCCTGGTGGCCGTCGAACCCGATTCCACCGCGGAGCTGCCGGGTGGGAACGGTCTGGTCGTCCTGGACACGACGGTCACGCCCGAACTCGAGGCCGAGGGCTGGGCCAAGGACCGGGTCCGCGAGCTGCAGGACGCCCGCCGCACTCTGGGACTCGACGTCTCCGACCGGATCGCGGTGCGCTTCGTCGTGCCCGCCGAGCGTCTCGAGTGGGCGCGGACGCACGCCGACCTGATCGCCGGCGAGGTGCTCGCGGTGCGATTCGATGTCACCGGCGACGGTGACGCGGGCAGCATCGAGCTCGGTGACGGCGTGACGGCCGACGTCACGAAGGCGGGCTGA